Proteins co-encoded in one Prunus persica cultivar Lovell chromosome G6, Prunus_persica_NCBIv2, whole genome shotgun sequence genomic window:
- the LOC18774342 gene encoding protein NUCLEAR FUSION DEFECTIVE 4 produces the protein MAKMSSSKASNGSRKNSELLPFAVHVVQGRWFSVFASFLIMAGAGATYLFGVYSKQIKSSLGYDQTTLNLLGFFKDLGANVGVLSGLIGEVTPTWFVLLIGSAMNFAGYFMIWLAVTAKIPKPKVWHMCLYICIGANSQNFANTGALVTCVKNFPASRGVMLGLLKGFTGLSGAIFTQIYLAVYGNNSKSMILLIAWLPAALSVVFVYTIRPMKLVRQPNELRVFYHFLYVSIALALFLMAMIIVQKQVSFSQAAYAGSVTVVCVFLFVPLGIAIREELLLWNLKKQPGDPPTELTIEKAPQTIEAKEDALPLNSSKEQKQDTKISCFADIFNKPERGEDYTILQALLSVDMLILFIATLCGLGSSLTAVDNLGQIGESLGYPTKTISSFVSLVSIWNYFGRVFSGFVSESLLVKWKVPRPLMMTFVLLLSCAGHLLIAFPAPGSVYVASVIIGFSFGAQLPLLFAIISELFGLKYYSTLFNCGQLASPLGSYILNVKVTGMLYDREALKELAKKGMARSSVKELICLGSQCYRLAFTILASITFFGALVSLVLVIRTREFYKGDIYKKFTEEAEDA, from the coding sequence ATGGCCAAAATGAGCAGTTCCAAAGCCAGTAATGGCAGCAGAAAAAACAGTGAACTGCTTCCTTTTGCAGTCCATGTGGTTCAAGGCAGATGGTTCTCTGTGTTTGCCTCCTTTCTTATCATGGCTGGAGCTGGTGCTACTTACCTCTTTGGTGTCTACTCCAAGCAGATCAAGTCCTCTCTTGGCTATGACCAAACAACCCTCAACTTGCTAGGGTTCTTCAAAGACCTTGGTGCAAATGTTGGTGTCCTCTCAGGCCTTATTGGTGAAGTCACCCCAACCTGGTTTGTGCTCCTAATTGGCTCAGCCATGAATTTTGCAGGCTACTTCATGATTTGGCTGGCTGTGACTGCCAAAATTCCCAAGCCAAAAGTTTGGCACATGtgcctttacatttgcattgGGGCCAACTCTCAAAACTTTGCAAACACAGGAGCCCTTGTCACTTGTGTCAAGAATTTCCCAGCTAGCAGAGGTGTTATGCTTGGtctgttaaagggttttactGGGCTTAGTGGAGCCATATTTACTCAAATTTACTTGGCTGTCTATGGAAACAattcaaaatccatgattcTTCTCATTGCTTGGCTTCCTGCTGCTCTATCAGTAGTTTTTGTTTACACCATTAGACCCATGAAGCTTGTTAGGCAACCCAATGAGCTCAGAGTCTTTTACCATTTCCTCTATGTCTCAATTGCCCTTGCACTTTTCCTCATGGCTATGATTATAGTTCAAAAGCAAGTTTCTTTCTCCCAAGCTGCCTATGCTGGAAGTGTCACTGTCGTTTGTGTGTTCCTCTTTGTCCCTCTTGGCATTGCCATTAGAGAGGAGCTGCTCCTCTGGAACCTCAAGAAACAACCTGGTGATCCTCCAACTGAGTTGACCATTGAGAAAGCACCACAAACAATTGAAGCGAAAGAAGATGCATTGCCATTAAATTCCTCAAAAGAGCAAAAACAGGACACAAAGATATCTTGTTTTGCTGACATATTCAACAAGCCAGAAAGAGGAGAAGACTACACCATTTTACAAGCATTACTAAGTGTCGACATGCTCATTTTGTTCATTGCGACGCTATGCGGACTCGGGTCAAGTTTGACAGCAGTAGACAATTTGGGGCAAATTGGTGAGTCTCTGGGATATCCAACCAAAACAATAAGCTCTTTTGTGTCATTAGTTAGTATATGGAACTACTTTGGGAGAgtcttttctgggtttgtcTCTGAAAGCCTATTGGTAAAGTGGAAAGTCCCCAGACCCCTCATGATGacctttgttcttcttctatcATGTGCTGGCCATCTCCTCATTGCCTTTCCAGCCCCTGGTTCAGTTTATGTGGCATCCGTGATCATTGGGTTTTCTTTCGGTGCCCAACTTCCGTTGCTTTTCGCCATCATTTCCGAACTCTTTGGCCTCAAGTACTACTCTACATTGTTCAATTGTGGACAACTAGCAAGTCCCCTTGGCTCCTATATACTGAATGTGAAGGTCACTGGAATGCTCTATGACAGAGAGGCATTGAAAGAGCTAGCAAAGAAAGGGATGGCTAGGTCTTCGGTGAAGGAGCTAATTTGCCTTGGGAGCCAATGCTATAGGTTGGCTTTCACAATTTTAGCTTCAATCACATTCTTTGGTGCTCTTGTTTCACTGGTTTTGGTGATCAGGACCCGAGAGTTCTACAAAGGTGATATATACAAGAAGTTCacagaagaagcagaagatgcatag